TGAGGAAACAGGTGCATCTTCAGTGTTTTAGAATGATAGTGTGATTAAAAATATGCTATTGTGGATTAACTTGAAATTGCTAACTTAGATTTAACATAACCATAGTCTACCTATTCTGATGTTAACTTGTAAGTTATTATAACAGGATAATTTCTTTAAGTTTTAGTCTTTAATCTGctactgttttatttaaatgcaaatacatttttttatgtagtatgcattttttttgtaatttgcattttttttaatgcaaaatacTTGCAGGAAGTATTGAGTGTCACTGACAGATGCTTAACAACGGTCAAAAAAACCTGTGCTAAGTGGAAACAACTTAATCATTGAATGAGATAAAAGGAGAGTGCTGAGGAGATGTGCTTTATACTTAATTTACCAGGTTGGTTTTCAATGTGGGAcgtatatttttaaatttgctTCATATTACTTTGattgaatgattttattttaaagattgACAGTCATGAACTACCACCATTGTTATCCTGTGTGAAAGTGCAAATACATGGAGCActaatatttaaatgaactcatttcattttaaaaaagcaaatagaTCAAGATCAAAGATCAAGCTTAAAGCTTTGCCATAAGTCATCAACATTAAGCGACAGGTGAGCAGTTTCTACAGTACCTGAAAAGTCCCATGAATCTGAGCTTTTGGGTCATGGCATAGTAAATCTTGTGCTGTGGGTACCAGTCAAACACCTCCTTTCTCTTGGCCATGGGAGGCTCCTGGAACAGCTGGACCACCTTCATAGATTTGGAGTCTGTTGGACGCACAACATCCCCGAAGATCCGAGCGCTCAGTCTTGCCATGCGCACGGCATAGCTGGACAGACCGGCCATGACTgttcagcagagcagagagaagactTGATATACAGGAGATGTGAGGGACATTGACTTAGCATTAAACACACTGGCTACATAATCAATTATATATTCATCATGTCCACGGTTTTAGCCTACACAGTTAAAAATAGATCAGGTAAGATCCTGAGCTTTGTGTTTCGAGTGTATgcattaaataattaaacaaaagaaaattcaaacatGTAGTGAGCAGGACAGCGTAATCAGAGTGGGAAAAGTCAATAACTTCAATACTTGAGTCACAGtatagatcctcctggtcaaatagactccaatacaagtgaaagttgttcacaGATCAACACAGCGTATGGtctattacattttcaaaataaaagaagataCATAACCCttactaaaagctctgcttcaaagtaaaagtacttcatagaaatgtagaggagtcaaaagtacaacaTCTGTCTTTAAGTATAGTGGAGGAAAAgtcaaacagttaaaaaaatatatgtatattcaACTAAAGAACAGATCTGAAAAGATAtactgaagtacagtacttaagtaaatgtacttggttAACTGTCCACCCCTGGTTATCACACTGACTAACACTGTGAGCTCATGTTATTGGATACGCTCTCCGTGTTTTAGTCGTCATATTAGTAAgcagtttgtcagttttgacTTCCCTTTGCCTTGTGAAACCCCCTATTGAACAACATGATGAAAGACAGCATTTCAACAGCAACAGTAGTAACAGTCTTACCTGAGTCTGCAGTCAGTGGAGAATTAgttacacactgtaaaaaccGCTCGTCAAACGTATTTAGCCCGAATTAAATTACAACTGTGGGTAAAATTAATTATATTGACGCTAAAGCTAACGTTCACCTTCACACACACGCCATACTGCCATCATAGGCTCTATCGCGCATGTCACATTTCCCCACAGCTGATTGGTTAGTtgctttcacttcctgttttccgACATTCTATCTTCTAATATACAcggttttttttaatttcacacaaatatgtAAGTAAGTCCTGATTAAAACGTTATATTAACGGAGACACACCTTCGTTATTGATGTAAACTGATGTATCTTTTAAGCTATCGAGCGCTGGCAGGAAGTCCGTCGGTCGTAAGAGAGCCGTGACAACAAAAGTTCTGCACAAAAGTTCCGCTTCTCAGACAGCAGTTTGTTTGTACATAGCGGTATTTATTATTTGACTTTATCTAGAAAACAAA
The sequence above is drawn from the Seriola aureovittata isolate HTS-2021-v1 ecotype China chromosome 22, ASM2101889v1, whole genome shotgun sequence genome and encodes:
- the mrps33 gene encoding 28S ribosomal protein S33, mitochondrial, with amino-acid sequence MAGLSSYAVRMARLSARIFGDVVRPTDSKSMKVVQLFQEPPMAKRKEVFDWYPQHKIYYAMTQKLRFMGLFRDEHEDFKDEMRRMRKLRGKGKPKKGEGKRAGKKK